Proteins found in one Arachis stenosperma cultivar V10309 chromosome 8, arast.V10309.gnm1.PFL2, whole genome shotgun sequence genomic segment:
- the LOC130943383 gene encoding uncharacterized protein LOC130943383, with the protein MAEDKGFSVLDNRFGYDKKSDTDIMYPMYFGVSCAFFALQALTKPHVEVEKWSEIRDSILQGSAQLLGLIVWKVQKGVPDGKEYSKILFKLRNAEREIENLKKMRHEDAKANEKVVGIFAAQEQSWLHERRKLRQHIGALMNELRVFEKKKDEAVSEMSQKLKEMEDLLESRDKVIQEGEQKRKELEENLAKAEREAEELRESVKLEAQEHSSDLRKHKTAFIELVSNQRQLEAELGRAMKQLEAAKQELGSVLEKKEESELVAQNLSIEITRLHKDLEQKDKILSAMLRKSKLDTAEKQMLLKEVKLSKARRKHAEQESERWKAVSEGKHERHSLKSMLVNLSSRMDVFPAPRVGQHSSTGSSQIAKESDSFPHFADKYLPQRTEGLSIPANAKRLDDWMRAEAERYAALIEQRHHLELDAFAEQMRMKDEKLEAFRWQLLRMELETKQLQSHLEGLVKDVTQLRHDKMRLETLVLEREDELASLKEKFSSQMRSFNCMRNNNSNLHPQPSEPVQQDAVCSKVKVVKRKSGEKEQEIVETLIEVDCEKEVHPVEHDQFNNDANSVVQSQNNEIEVEKDISMEGSSSIMQNQSPNPNQIEVDHAEKIASTSQPSNKTKSPWKMDLHALGVSYKIKRLKQQLVLVERLAGMQASDEKSETSDESRGGMKAYLSLTALLNKQVGRYQSLQEKTDDLCKRMHENDIYARRGDMNGGARSTLEQFLEETFQLQRYIVATGQKLMEIQSKIVSGYGGVAEEMEKSAGIDMKRFADSIKNLFQEVQRGLEVRTSRIIGDLEGTLACDGITSFRR; encoded by the exons ATGGCAGAGGATAAGGGATTCTCTGTCTTGGATAACAGATTTGGGTATGACAAAAAGAGTGACACTGATATTATGTATCCTATGTATTTTGGTGTTTCTTGTGCGTTTTTTGCACTCCAAGCACTCACAAAACCACATGTTGAGGTTGAAAAATGGAGTGAAATCCGTGACAGCATACTCCAAGGGAGTGCACAGCTGCTTGGGTTGATTGTGTGGAAGGTTCAGAAAGGGGTGCCGGATGGGAAAGAATATAGCAAGATTCTCTTCAAGCTCAGGAATGCTGAGAGGGAGATTGAGAATCTCAAGAAGATGAGGCATGAGGATGCAAAGGCCAATGAGAAAGTTGTGGGGATCTTTGCTGCACAGGAGCAGAGTTGGTTGCATGAAAGGCGGAAACTTCGGCAGCACATTGGGGCTCTGATGAATGAGCTGAGAGtgtttgaaaagaaaaaggatgAGGCTGTCTCTGAAATGAGCCAGAAATTGAAGGAAATGGAGGATTTGCTGGAGTCCAGGGACAAAGTGATTCAAGAAGGGGAGCAGAAGAGGAAGGAGTTGGAGGAAAATCTTGCAAAGGCTGAAAGGGAAGCAGAAGAATTGAGAGAATCTGTTAAGCTTGAAGCTCAGGAACACTCCTCTGATCTCAGGAAGCACAAAACTGCCTTCATTGAGCTGGTGTCAAACCAACGGCAGCTAGAAGCAGAGCTTGGCCGCGCCATGAAGCAGTTGGAGGCTGCAAAGCAGGAGCTCGGTTCAGTCTTGGAGAAGAAGGAGGAGTCAGAATTGGTGGCCCAAAACTTGTCTATTGAGATTACAAGGCTACATAAGGATTTGGAGCAGAAAGACAAGATTTTGTCAGCAATGTTGAGGAAATCAAAGCTTGATACAGCGGAGAAGCAAATGCTGTTAAAGGAGGTTAAATTGTCAAAGGCTAGGAGGAAGCATGCTGAGCAAGAATCTGAAAGGTGGAAAGCAGTTTCAGAAGGGAAACATGAGAGACATTCCTTGAAGAGCATGTTGGTGAACTTGAGTTCAAGGATGGATGTTTTCCCTGCTCCTAGAGTTGGCCAGCATAGTTCAACAGGATCATCACAGATTGCAAAGGAATCAGATTCTTTTCCACACTTTGCTGATAAATATTTGCCACAAAGAACTGAAGGCTTGT CCATTCCTGCTAATGCTAAGCGATTGGACGATTGGATGCGAGCCGAAGCAGAAAGATACGCGGCTCTGATTGAACAAAGGCACCATTTGGAGCTGGATGCTTTTGCAGAACAAATGAGAATGAAAGATGAGAAGCTAGAGGCGTTTCGCTGGCAATTGTTGAGAATGGAACTAGAAACAAAGCAGCTTCAGTCACATTTGGAGGGGCTGGTGAAGGATGTTACACAGCTGAGACATGACAAGATGAGATTGGAGACCTTAGTGTTGGAGAGAGAAGATGAACTTGCTTCACTGAAAGAGAAATTTTCCTCACAAATGAGGTCATTCAACTGTATGAGAAATAACAACTCAAATTTGCATCCACAGCCTTCAGAACCAGTGCAACAAGATGCTGTCTGCTCTAAAGTCAAGGTTGTGAAGAGAAAATCAGGTgagaaagaacaagaaattgtgGAAACTTTGATTGAAGTGGATTGTGAAAAGGAAGTGCACCCTGTGGAACATGATCAATTCAATAATGATGCTAATTCAGTAGTGCAGTCTCAAAACAATGAAATTGAAGTAGAAAAAGATATTTCTATGGAGGGTAGTAGTAGCATTATGCAGAACCAAAGTCCAAATCCTAATCAAATAGAAGTTGATCATGCTGAAAAGATAGCATCTACCAGCCAGCCATCTAATAAGACAAAATCCCCATGGAAGATGGATCTCCATGCTCTTGGTGTTTCTTACAAGATCAAGAGGCTGAAGCAGCAACTTGTTCTTGTCGAAAGGTTGGCCGGAATGCAGGCAAGTGATGAAAAATCAGAAACCAGTGATGAGAGCAGAGGTGGTATGAAGGCATATCTGTCCTTGACTGCTTTGCTAAATAAACAAGTTGGAAGATACCAGTCCCTCCAAGAAAAGACTGATGATCTTTGCAAAAGGATG CATGAGAATGACATATATGCAAGGCGTGGAGACATGAATGGTGGTGCAAGATCAACACTAGAACAGTTTCTAGAGGAGACATTTCAGTTACAAAGGTACATAGTTGCAACAGGACAAAAGCTGATGGAAATCCAATCAAAGATTGTTTCTGGGTATGGTGGGGTGGCAGAGGAGATGGAGAAGAGTGCTGGCATTGACATGAAGCGCTTTGCTGACAGCATCAAGAACCTGTTCCAAGAAGTTCAAAGGGGTCTAGAAGTTCGCACATCAAGAATCATTGGTGACCTTGAGGGAACACTTGCTTGTGATGGAATCACATCTTTCAGGAGATAG